CGTCCCCGTGCCGCCGGGCGCCGACCGCGAGGCCGTGCGGCAGCGGGCGATCGACGACGAGACGGTGCGGGTGGTGGCCCGCCGCGGGCCGTTGAGGATCGTCGAGACGCGGCACGGGTGGGTCGTCGCCGCCGCCGGGATCGACGCCTCCAACGTGGCCGGGGACAGCCTGGTGCTGCTGCCCGAGGACGCCGACGCCTCGGCCCGCGCGCTGCGGGCGCGGCTGCGGGACCTCCTGGGCGTCTCGGTGGCCGTCGTCGTCAGCGACACCTTCGGCCGCACCTGGCGCGAGGGGCTCACCGATGTCGCGGTCGGGTCGGCGGGCATCCCCGCGCTCGTCGACCACCGCGGCGCGGTCGACCGGTACGGCAACCGGCTGGAGACCACGCAGGTCGCCGTCGTCGACGAGCTCGCCGCGGCCGCCGACCTGGTGAAGGGCAAGCTCGACGGGGTGCCCGTCGCCGTCGTCCGCGGCCTGCCGTACCGGCCGCCGGGCGAGGACGACGGGACGCGGCCGCTGGTGCGCCTGGGCGCCGGCGACCTGTTCCCCTACGGCAGCCGGGACCTGCTGCCCAGCCGCGCGCCGGGCGCCGACCTGGTGCCCCGGCCCGGGGACCGCGAGGCGGTGGCCGAGGCCTTCCGGGTGGCCAGCGCCGCGCTGCCGGAGTTCCCCGTCGTGCTGCGGCACGGCGGCGAGGGCGACGGCGTCGTCGACGTCCACCTGCCGGAGCGGGCCACCACCACCGTGGCGGTCAACCTGGGCGCGCTGCTCGGCGCGGTCATCGTGCAGCTGCACGCGGAGGGCTGGGCGACGCGCTGGGAGCCGGTGGGCACGCCCGGCGGCTCCTCACTCGTCGGGAGGTTGTGGCTCGGCTCGCCCCGGGCCTGAGCGCCGTTCCTCGGTAGGTTCGCCGGTCATGCGGGGGATCATCCTGGCCGGCGGGACGGGCAGCCGCCTGTTCCCGATCACGCAGGCGGTCAGCAAGCAGCTGATGCCGGTCTACGACAAGCCGATGGTCTACTACCCGCTCTCGACGCTCATGATGGCCGGCGTCCGCGAGGTGCTGGTGATCACCACACCCGGCGACCAGGCGGCCTTCCGGGCCCTGCTCGGCGACGGCGCCCGCCTCGGCATGCGGATCGAGTACGCCGTGCAGCCGCGCCCCGAGGGCCTGGCGCAGGCCTTCCTGATCGGCGCGGAGTTCCTCGGCGAGGAGTCGGTGGCGCTGGTCCTCGGCGACAACATCTTCTACGGCGCCGGCCTCGGGACGGCGCTGGGCCGGCTGCCCGAGCCCGACGGCGGGCACGTGTTCGCCTACCACGTGGCCAACCCGGGCGACTACGGCGTCGTGGAGTTCGACGGCGGGGGCCGGGTGCTGTCGATCGAGGAGAAGCCGGCACGGCCGAAGAGCTCCTACGCCGTCCCGGGGCTGTACTTCTACGAGTCCTCGGTGGTCGACGTCGCCCGCGGCATCTCCCCCAGCGCCCGCGGCGAGCTGGAGATCACCGCCGTCAACGAGCACTACCTGCGCCAGGGCCGGCTGACCGTCACCGTCCTCGACCGCGGCACGGCGTGGCTGGACACCGGGACCTTCACCTCGCTGCGCCAGGCGACGGAGTTCGTCTCGGTGGTCGAGGAGCGGCAGGGCCTCAAGATCGGCTGCATCGAGGAGGTCGCCTGGCGGCAGGGCTGGCTCGACGACGACGGCCTGCGCCGCGCCGCCGAACCCCTGGGCAGGAGCGGCTACGGCGACTACCTGCTCGGCCTGCTCGACGGCCGCTGACGGAAGGACCGCTGGGCGGCCACGATCAGGGGACCTGATCATCGCGTGTCCTCCCTCACCGCCCACGGTGCCGGAGGACGCGCTGCGGTGCGGGAGGACGTGCCGCAGCGCGCCGGGGTGCCGGACGGCGGTGCCTCAGATGCGGCGGTAGTTGGTGGGTGCGGTGCGCGGGCCGCGCCGGGGCGGCATCCGACCACCGATCGCCAGCAGCCGGACCACCCGCTGCCGGTGCCCGCGCCACGGCTCGAGCAGCTCCATCATCCCGTCGTCGTCGGTCCTGCGGCCGGCCAGCGACCAGCCCACCAGGTTCTTGAGGTGGTAGTCGCCGTAGCTGACGGTGTCCGGGCAGCCGAAGGTGCGCTGGACGACCTCCGCGGCCGTCCAGACGCCGATGCCGGGCACGGTGCGCAGCCTGCGCTGCAGGGTCGGTGAGTCGCAGTCGACGTCGGGCTCGAGCGCGTGCGCCACCGACGCCACGTGCAGCAGCGCCCGCCGCCGGGCGCCGTCGAGGCCGCACCGGTGCCACTGCCAGTCGGTGATCTCGCGCAGCCGGCGCGGCGAGGGCAGCACCCGCATCCCCTCCGGCGCCGGGCCGGGCGCCGGGTCACCGGCCAGCCGCAGCAGCGCGCGCCAGACGCGGTGCGCCTCGACGACGGTGACCTTCTGCTCCAGGACCGCCGGCACGAGGGCGTCCCAGGTGCGCCCGGTGCGGCTCAGCCGCAGGTCCGGCGCGCGCCGCGCGATCTCGCCGACCAGGCGGTGGTGGCCCGGCTCGAAGCCCTGCGGGTCGTCGTCGGCGCCGAGCCACCCGGGCACCGCCGTCCCCGCCCACTCCGCGCCCGGCCCCCACGCCTGCACCCGAACCTCGCCGCAGCGGTGGGTGATGCGCACCGTGGCCGGCCCGCACGGTGTGGTCGTCGTCCGCCAGACGGCGTCGCCGTCCCACTGCATGGCGGGGTCCCCGGCGCTGCGCTGGTGCGGCCGCAGCACCGCCTTCAGGTCGAGGCACCAGTCCGGCCGCCAGCAGTCGGAGAAGTCCGGGTCGGTCCCCGTGCCCGCCGCGGGACGCGGTGGGGCCGGGTCCGGGGTCGGTGCCGGCGGGGTCGGGGCCGGCGGTGCAGCGGTCACGCGGATCTCCGGGGAAGAGGGAGACGTCTCGGTCGGGTCGGCGGGCGGTCAGGTCAGCGCGGGGCCATGCGCAGCGCGCCGTCCATCCGGATGACCTCGCCGTTGAGGTAGCCGTGCTCGATGATGCCGAGCGCCAGCTGCGCGAAGTCGTCGGGGCGGCCCAGCCGCTTGGGGAACGGGATGCCGCCGGCCAGGGCCTGCCGGGCCTCCTCGGGGAGGCTGCCCAGCAGCGGGGTGTCGATCAGGCCGGGGGCGATGGTGCACACGCGCACGCCGACGCTGGACAGGTCGCGCGCCGCCGGCAGCGTCATGCCGACGATGCCGCCCTTGGAGGCGGCGTAGGCGACCTGCCCGATCTGCCCGTCGTAGGCCGCGATCGAGGCGGTGTTGACGACGACACCGCGTTCGCCGTCCTCCTCCGGCTCGGTGGCGGCCATCGCGGCGGCGGCCAGGCGGAGCACGTTGAAGGTGCCCACCAGGTTGACCATGACCGTGCGCAGGAACGGGTCGAGGTCGTGGGGCACGTTGCCCTTGCCCACGGTGCGCTGCGCCCAGCCGATGCCGGCGCAGTTGACCGCGATGCGCAGCGGCCGGTCCTTGCCCGTCGCGTCGGCGACCGCGGCGGCGACCTGGCCCTCGTCGGTGACGTCGGTGCGGACGAACGTCGTGTGCCCGCCCAGCTCGGCGGCCAGCGCCGTCCCGCGCTCCTCGTTGAGGTCCACGACGGTCACCGCGGCACCGCGGGCCACCAGCGCGCGGGTGGTGGCCTCCCCGAGGCCCGAGGCCCCGCCGGACACGACAGCTGCGACGTCGAAGCTCTGCATGGCGGTCTTTCTACGGCACCGGCTCAGGAGACCCGGTGACCGGCCTCACCCGGGGACACGACGTCGGCGGCCACGGTGGCCGCGGTGGCGCCGGAGGGGTGGCGGTGCTGCGCCGGCCCGCCGAAGCCCGGCGCCACGCCGAGGCCGATGCGCGCCTCGGCCTCGGCGAGCGCGACCTGCCGGGCGAGCCGGACCAGCCGGGCCTCCTGCTCGCGGAACCGGACGCCGGTGCTGCCGACCAGGTAGATGAGCACGAGGGCCAGGACGTAGAGCAGCAGGTCGGTGCCGCGGGTGACGCCCACGGTGTCGGCCGCCCACTGGGTGGCGCCCGGGAAGATCACCGCGAGGACGCCGGCGACGACGGTCGCGCCGGCCAGCAGCTTGCGCCGCGCCTGGCCGCGCAGCGAGGCCCGCGAGCGCAGCGACAGGTAGACGGCCAGCACGAGGGCCGGCACGAGCAGCCACTTGATGATCACGACCGGCCTCCGTGGCTGATCCGGTGGGCGATGGTGTCGGCCAGGATGTTGACGCTGTTGAGCAGCGGCTGGCCCTTCGCCCGCGAGTACTCGGTGTAGAGGATGTGCACCGGGTGCTCGACGACGCGCAGACCGGGGCCGGTCAGCTGCTCCTCGAGCTCGGAGGCGTAGGCCATGCCGGTGTGCGAGAGCCGGATGCGCGCCGCGACGTCCCGGGTGATCAGCCGCAGGCCGTTGTGGGCGTCGGTGAGCTGGGTGCCCGACCGCCGGTTCATGACCTTGGTGGCCAGGCGCAGGATCATCCTGCGCAGCGGGCTCATCGAGGTCTTGGAGTCCAGGAACCGCGACCCCATGACGACGTCGTAGCCCTCGCGGATGCGCTCGATCATCGACAGCAGGTCGCCGAGCTGGTGCTGGCCGTCGGCGTCGAAGCAGGCGATGTAGCGCGCGTCGGTGAAGCGCAGCGCCGCCTCGTAGCCGGTCTGCAGGGCCCCGCCGGCGCCGAGGTTGACCGGGTGGCTGACGCGCAGCGCCCCGGCGGCGTCGATCTCCTGTGCGGAGGTGTCGGTGCTGGCGTCGTCGACGGCGATGACCGCCAGGCCGGTCTGCACCAGCTGCTCGATCACCGCGCGGACGACCGGCGCCTCGTTGTAGACGCGCACCACCACGACCGTGTCGTCCCAGGGCCCCGCGGGGCGGCCGTCGCGCTCGCCGGCCCGGGCCAGGTGCAGCTGCGGCTGGGTGCTCAGCGGCTGAGCCCCCTCGCCGTGCCCGCGCTCGCCGTGCCCGTGCGCCATCGACCGGGATGCTAGCCCTCCGGTGGCGGTGGGTCCGGGGGACGGGAGTGGCCGGGTGGCTGTCACGTACTGCTCCTCGCGGTGGGCGGCGCTCACGTCAGGTCCTCGGCGAGGAACGGCGCCAGGCTGCGGCTGTACTGGGCGGAGAGGTGGTCGGCGTCCCAGTAGACGACCGCCCTCCCGATGGCGGTGTAGCAGGTGGTCCGGTCGCAGAACAGGTCGGTCAGGTCCACCAGGCGCAGGCCCGGGGACGGCGTCCGCTCGGCAGCGACGGTGGCGGCGTCGGGGACGACGGCCTCGCTGCGCGGGCGCGCGCACTCCAGCGGGTCGTCGGGGTTGGCCTGCAGGCACTCGGGGACGTGCCCGAGGGCCATGCGCGGGATGTCGCGCAGGACGTAGACGTTCAGGCCGGCGTCCAGCCAGGTCGACCACGTGGCCGTGAACCCCCGCACCCCCGCCTCCAGGGAGTCGGCACCCTCGCCGCCGAAGGTGAACGCCGTCGTGAACGACGAGGTGACGACGGCGTCGACGTCCTGCGTGGTGAGCCAGTCGGTCACCTGGGCACCCCAGCGCGCGCAGCCGGCGGTGTCGGTGCCCGACCCCTGGAAGGCCAGCACGCTCGCCTCGGTCACCGGGCAGGCGCCGCGCAGGATCTCGACCAGCTCCCAGTTCTGCTCCCGGGCGAGCTCGTGCAGCGCGCCCCGCCAGTGCTCGGCGTGGGAGTCGCCGACCAGCGCGACCCGGCGGGTCGGCGGCTCGCTGCCGTAGCGGCAGGTGGTGATCGCGAGGTCGGCGTCCGTGCGGCCCGCGGCGACGTCGCAGGCCGGGTCGGCGAACCACGGCGCGTCGTCCTCGGTCAGCGTCAGCGACGCCGGCGGCCCGTGGACGTCGGCGCACCCGGTGGCGTCGGGGGCCAGGGAGCCGGCGCCGAAGCACGGGTCGTCGACCACCGCGGCCAGGGCGGCGCGCGCGGCCGCCTCCTCGACGCCGACGCGGTACCACTGCCAGGCGGCGACCGAGGACACCACGGCCATCGCCACGACCGTCGCCACGCCCACGACCAGCGGCCGGCGCAGCCGGCGCCACTGCTGGGCCGGCTGCTCGACGGCGAGGCGGGTGAGCCAGGCCAGCACCAGGCAGCCGGCGAGGACGAGCAGCTTGTCGGTCAGGACCAGCGGGCGGGCGAGGGCGAACGGCGCGAGCACGATGACCGGCCAGTGCCACAGGTAGACCGCGTAGGACACGTCACCGACGAACTGCGTGGGGCGCAGGGCCACCAGCCACGACGAGGGGTCGCGCGGGCCGGTGTCGCCCGCGGCGATCACCGCGGCGGTGCCGAGCACCGGCAGCAGGGCGAGGTACCCCGGGAACGGCGAGGCGCTCGACAGCGTCACCCCGGCGACGGCGATGGCGGCGAAGCCGGCCCAGCGCAGCACGACCGGGCGCAGCGTGCCGGTCCGCAGCCAGGCCGCCGTCCGGGCGCCGCCGAGCGCCAGCGCCAGCACCGCCCCCACGCCGAGCTCCCAGACGCGGGTCGGCGTCTGGAAGTAGGCGGCGGCCGGCGCGGCCGCCGTCCAGTAGACCGACCAGGCCAGGGACGCGGCGGTGACCGCCGCGATGCCGGGCAGCAGCAGGGAGCGGCCCGACCGCGTCCGCCGGGCGAGCGCCACCAGCAGCAGCACCAGCAGTGGCCAGCCGGCGTAGAACTGCTCCTCCACCGACAGCGACCAGTAGTGCTGCACCACCGAGGCGGCGTCCTGGGAGGCGGAGTAGTCGACCGCGCGGCCGGCCAGCGCCCAGTTCTGCACGTAGAAGGTGCTGGCCAGGACGTCGCCGGCCGTCGTGGCCCAGCGGTTGACCGGCAGCAGCACGGCGCAGGCCAGCGCGGTGACCAGCAGGACGAGCAGGGCGGCCGGCAGCAGCCGCCGCGCGCGGCGGGCGTAGAAGCCGCGCAGCGACAGCGTCCCGGTGCGGTCCAGCTCCCGGCTCAGGTGGGAGGTGATGAGGAAGCCGGAGATCACGAAGAAGACGTCGACGCCGACGTAGCCACCGGTCAGCCGGTTGGGCCACAGGTGGTAGACGACCACCAGCAGGACGGCCAGGGCGCGCAGCGCCTGCACCTCGGGCAGGAACGTCCGCTCCCCGGAGGGAGTCGGACGCGCCTCGGGTGCGCGCAGCGTGAGCACGTGTGGTCTCCGTCGAGGGTGCGGTCCGCCGTCGGCGGTCGGGAGGCCGCGGTCGGGAGCGGCCCCGGCCACGGTAACGGCCCGCATCGGTATCGGGGGGACGCGCGGGAGACGTCTGTGACGGATGGGTCACACGCGCCGGGGTGCACCCGGACGGGCGGCGGACCTCAGCTGTAGCGGGGGCCGAACCGCTCCTCGACGGCGGCGAGCAGCTGCTTGACCCGCTCCGCGTCGGTGACCGGGCACACCATCGTGACGTCGGCGGTGGCGACGACGACGCTGTCGCGGACCCCGACCAGGGCCACCACGTGCCCCGGGTCGTCGCTGAAGACGATGTTGCCCGCGCTGTCCAGCGTCACCGCGAGCCCGGCGACGGCGTTGCCGTCCTGCCCGGCCAGGGTCTGCGCCAGCGCCGGCCAGGAGCCCACGTCGAGCCACTCGGCGTCGAGGTCGGCGACGAGCACGCGGCCCGGCTCGGTGGCGGCCGGCTCGAGGACGGCGTAGTCGACGCTGGTCTTCGGCAAGGTCGGGAACACCCCGGCGAGGACGGCGTCGCGCGCCGGCCCGGCGGCGGCGGCCACCACCCGCGCCAGCCCCTCGGCGGTGGCCGGCAGGTGCTCGGCCAGCGCGTCGAGCACCGTGCGGGCGCGCCACACGAACATGCCGGAGTTCCACAGGTACTCCCCCGACGCGAGGTACCCCTCGGCGGTGGCGCGGTCGGGCTTCTCCTTGAACGCGGCGGCCTCGGCCACGCCGGGCACCCCGGTCGGCGCGCCGCGGCGCACGTAGCCGAACCCGGTGGCCGGGGCGGTGGGCCGGATGCCCAGGGTGACCAGCGCCCGCGGGCGGGCGGTCAGGGCGTCGTAGGCGGTGCCCAGCGCGGCGGCGAACCGCTCGACCGGCCGGATGACGTGGTCGGCGCTGACGACGGCCAGCTCGGCGTCGGGGTCGGCCTCGGCCACCAGCGCGGCGGCGAGGCCGACGGCGTTGGCGGTGTCGCGGGCCACCGGCTCGAGCACCAGCCGGTCGGGCCGCAGCCGCGGCAGCGCGGCCTGCACCCGCGCGCCGTAGCGGGCCGCGGTGCACACCCAGATCCGCTCCGCGGGCAGCACGGTCTCCAGCCGGGCGAAGGCCTCGGCCAGCAGGCTGTGCGCTCCCCCGCCGTCCCCGACGGCACCGTCACTGACGACGTCGAGGAGCTGCTTGGGCCGCGCGGCGCGCGACAGCGGCCACAACCGCGTGCCGGAGCCGCCGGCCATGACCACGGCGTGCCTCATGCCCCCGCCCCCCGGCGGCCGCGGCCACGGGCCGCGCGGCCGACGTCGTCGGCACGGCGCTGGAAGCGGGCTCCGGCGGCCACCCGCCCGCTGACGTAGGAGGTCAGCATCCGGGCGCCGAGCCCCGCCCGCAGCGCACCGCGCAGCGGCGCGTTCCGCGGGCCGGGGTACTGCCCCGACAGGTAGCGCAGCGCGCTGGTGTGGTGCACCCGCTGCATGCGGTGCGGCTCGCGGCGGGTGGCGTGCCCACCCTCGTGGACGACGACCGCCGACGGCGCGTAGACGTGCAGGAAGCCGGCCCGGCCCAGCCGCTGCGCGAGGTCGACGTCCTCGAAGTACATGAAGTAGCCGGGGTCGAAGCCGCCGACCGACCAGAAGGCCTCGAGGTCGACGAGGAAGCAGGAGCCCGACAGCCAGCCGGCGGTGCGCTCGCGCGGCGCCTCGCGCTCGCGGCGGTAGCGCGCCGTCCAGGGGTTGGCCGGCCACGCCCAGCCCAGCAGCGCGTGCCCGGCGCCGGTCGACAGCCGCGGCAGGTCGCGCGCCGACGGGTACAGCTCGCCCTCGGGCGTGCGGATGGCCGGGCCGACCGTGGCCGCCCGCGGCCAGCGGGCGGCCACGGCGAGCAGCTCGTCGACGGCGCCGGCCTCGAAGCGGACGTCGGGGTTGGCCACCAGGGCGTACCCCTCCGTCACCCCGGCCAGGCCGGCGTTGACCGCGGCGCCGTAGCCGACGTTGCCGCCGGTGCGCAGCAGCCGGACGTGGTCGAAGCGGGCGGCCACGTCCTCCGGGACGCCGTCGGTGGAGCCGTTGTCGGCGAGCACGACCTCGACCGGCCGCGCCGTCGCCTCCGTCAGGGAGGTCACGAACCCCTCGAGCGCCTCCCCCGGCGAGTACGTCACGGCCACCACGCGCAGCGGTCGGGCGGCATCGGAGGGAGGCACGGGGCGACTGTAGAGGCGCCCCGGCCCGGCTCCGCGCGGGCGCCACCCGTCAGGAGGAGGCCCGGCGGCGTGCCGGACGGGCCCGGTGTGACCGGTGGGACGTGGGGGACGGTCCCGTCACGAAAGGCGCCGGACACCCCCGTTCGACCCTGAGCGACGGGAGCCTCGCCGGTACAGTCGCGAGGCGTGACCTCAGCCCGTCCTGACCTCGTCGTCGTCGGCTCCGGCTTCTTCGGCCTGACCGTCGCCGAACGGGTGGCCAGCCAGCTGGACAAGCGCGTGCTCGTCCTCGACCGTCGTGACCACATCGGGGGCAACGCGTACTCCGCGCCCGAGCCCGAGACGGGCATCGAGGTGCACGTCTACGGCGCCCACCTGTTCCACACGTCCAACGAGCGGGTCTGGCAGTACGTCAACCAGTTCACCGAGTTCACGAAGTACCAGCACAAGGTCTACTCGATCTACGCGGGCAAGACGTACTCGCTGCCGATCAACCTGGCCACCATCTGCCAGTACTTCGACAAGAGCTTCTCCCCCTCCGAGGCCCGGGCCCTCGTGGCCGAGCAGGCCGGCGAGATCGACACCGCCGAGGCGCAGAACCTCGAGGAGAAGGCGATCTCGCTGATCGGCCGTCCGCTCTACGAGGCCTTCATCCGCGGCTACACCAAGAAGCAGTGGCAGACCGACCCCACCGAGCTGCCCGCCGCCGTCATCGCCCGCCTGCCCGTGCGCTACACCTTCGACAACCGGTACTTCAACGACACCTACGAGGGCCTGCCGGT
This region of Geodermatophilus bullaregiensis genomic DNA includes:
- a CDS encoding coenzyme F420-0:L-glutamate ligase, with amino-acid sequence MTGPPEGLAVLPVRGLPEFSPGDDLGAAIAGAAPWLADGDVVVVTSKVVSKVEGRVVPVPPGADREAVRQRAIDDETVRVVARRGPLRIVETRHGWVVAAAGIDASNVAGDSLVLLPEDADASARALRARLRDLLGVSVAVVVSDTFGRTWREGLTDVAVGSAGIPALVDHRGAVDRYGNRLETTQVAVVDELAAAADLVKGKLDGVPVAVVRGLPYRPPGEDDGTRPLVRLGAGDLFPYGSRDLLPSRAPGADLVPRPGDREAVAEAFRVASAALPEFPVVLRHGGEGDGVVDVHLPERATTTVAVNLGALLGAVIVQLHAEGWATRWEPVGTPGGSSLVGRLWLGSPRA
- the rfbA gene encoding glucose-1-phosphate thymidylyltransferase RfbA, with the translated sequence MRGIILAGGTGSRLFPITQAVSKQLMPVYDKPMVYYPLSTLMMAGVREVLVITTPGDQAAFRALLGDGARLGMRIEYAVQPRPEGLAQAFLIGAEFLGEESVALVLGDNIFYGAGLGTALGRLPEPDGGHVFAYHVANPGDYGVVEFDGGGRVLSIEEKPARPKSSYAVPGLYFYESSVVDVARGISPSARGELEITAVNEHYLRQGRLTVTVLDRGTAWLDTGTFTSLRQATEFVSVVEERQGLKIGCIEEVAWRQGWLDDDGLRRAAEPLGRSGYGDYLLGLLDGR
- a CDS encoding DNA-3-methyladenine glycosylase family protein encodes the protein MTAAPPAPTPPAPTPDPAPPRPAAGTGTDPDFSDCWRPDWCLDLKAVLRPHQRSAGDPAMQWDGDAVWRTTTTPCGPATVRITHRCGEVRVQAWGPGAEWAGTAVPGWLGADDDPQGFEPGHHRLVGEIARRAPDLRLSRTGRTWDALVPAVLEQKVTVVEAHRVWRALLRLAGDPAPGPAPEGMRVLPSPRRLREITDWQWHRCGLDGARRRALLHVASVAHALEPDVDCDSPTLQRRLRTVPGIGVWTAAEVVQRTFGCPDTVSYGDYHLKNLVGWSLAGRRTDDDGMMELLEPWRGHRQRVVRLLAIGGRMPPRRGPRTAPTNYRRI
- a CDS encoding SDR family NAD(P)-dependent oxidoreductase; the protein is MQSFDVAAVVSGGASGLGEATTRALVARGAAVTVVDLNEERGTALAAELGGHTTFVRTDVTDEGQVAAAVADATGKDRPLRIAVNCAGIGWAQRTVGKGNVPHDLDPFLRTVMVNLVGTFNVLRLAAAAMAATEPEEDGERGVVVNTASIAAYDGQIGQVAYAASKGGIVGMTLPAARDLSSVGVRVCTIAPGLIDTPLLGSLPEEARQALAGGIPFPKRLGRPDDFAQLALGIIEHGYLNGEVIRMDGALRMAPR
- a CDS encoding DUF2304 domain-containing protein → MIIKWLLVPALVLAVYLSLRSRASLRGQARRKLLAGATVVAGVLAVIFPGATQWAADTVGVTRGTDLLLYVLALVLIYLVGSTGVRFREQEARLVRLARQVALAEAEARIGLGVAPGFGGPAQHRHPSGATAATVAADVVSPGEAGHRVS
- a CDS encoding glycosyltransferase family 2 protein, yielding MSAAHREEQYVTATRPLPSPGPTATGGLASRSMAHGHGERGHGEGAQPLSTQPQLHLARAGERDGRPAGPWDDTVVVVRVYNEAPVVRAVIEQLVQTGLAVIAVDDASTDTSAQEIDAAGALRVSHPVNLGAGGALQTGYEAALRFTDARYIACFDADGQHQLGDLLSMIERIREGYDVVMGSRFLDSKTSMSPLRRMILRLATKVMNRRSGTQLTDAHNGLRLITRDVAARIRLSHTGMAYASELEEQLTGPGLRVVEHPVHILYTEYSRAKGQPLLNSVNILADTIAHRISHGGRS
- a CDS encoding acyltransferase family protein; this translates as MLTLRAPEARPTPSGERTFLPEVQALRALAVLLVVVYHLWPNRLTGGYVGVDVFFVISGFLITSHLSRELDRTGTLSLRGFYARRARRLLPAALLVLLVTALACAVLLPVNRWATTAGDVLASTFYVQNWALAGRAVDYSASQDAASVVQHYWSLSVEEQFYAGWPLLVLLLVALARRTRSGRSLLLPGIAAVTAASLAWSVYWTAAAPAAAYFQTPTRVWELGVGAVLALALGGARTAAWLRTGTLRPVVLRWAGFAAIAVAGVTLSSASPFPGYLALLPVLGTAAVIAAGDTGPRDPSSWLVALRPTQFVGDVSYAVYLWHWPVIVLAPFALARPLVLTDKLLVLAGCLVLAWLTRLAVEQPAQQWRRLRRPLVVGVATVVAMAVVSSVAAWQWYRVGVEEAAARAALAAVVDDPCFGAGSLAPDATGCADVHGPPASLTLTEDDAPWFADPACDVAAGRTDADLAITTCRYGSEPPTRRVALVGDSHAEHWRGALHELAREQNWELVEILRGACPVTEASVLAFQGSGTDTAGCARWGAQVTDWLTTQDVDAVVTSSFTTAFTFGGEGADSLEAGVRGFTATWSTWLDAGLNVYVLRDIPRMALGHVPECLQANPDDPLECARPRSEAVVPDAATVAAERTPSPGLRLVDLTDLFCDRTTCYTAIGRAVVYWDADHLSAQYSRSLAPFLAEDLT
- a CDS encoding mannose-1-phosphate guanylyltransferase, which encodes MRHAVVMAGGSGTRLWPLSRAARPKQLLDVVSDGAVGDGGGAHSLLAEAFARLETVLPAERIWVCTAARYGARVQAALPRLRPDRLVLEPVARDTANAVGLAAALVAEADPDAELAVVSADHVIRPVERFAAALGTAYDALTARPRALVTLGIRPTAPATGFGYVRRGAPTGVPGVAEAAAFKEKPDRATAEGYLASGEYLWNSGMFVWRARTVLDALAEHLPATAEGLARVVAAAAGPARDAVLAGVFPTLPKTSVDYAVLEPAATEPGRVLVADLDAEWLDVGSWPALAQTLAGQDGNAVAGLAVTLDSAGNIVFSDDPGHVVALVGVRDSVVVATADVTMVCPVTDAERVKQLLAAVEERFGPRYS
- a CDS encoding glycosyltransferase family 2 protein; protein product: MPPSDAARPLRVVAVTYSPGEALEGFVTSLTEATARPVEVVLADNGSTDGVPEDVAARFDHVRLLRTGGNVGYGAAVNAGLAGVTEGYALVANPDVRFEAGAVDELLAVAARWPRAATVGPAIRTPEGELYPSARDLPRLSTGAGHALLGWAWPANPWTARYRREREAPRERTAGWLSGSCFLVDLEAFWSVGGFDPGYFMYFEDVDLAQRLGRAGFLHVYAPSAVVVHEGGHATRREPHRMQRVHHTSALRYLSGQYPGPRNAPLRGALRAGLGARMLTSYVSGRVAAGARFQRRADDVGRAARGRGRRGAGA
- the glf gene encoding UDP-galactopyranose mutase, with translation MTSARPDLVVVGSGFFGLTVAERVASQLDKRVLVLDRRDHIGGNAYSAPEPETGIEVHVYGAHLFHTSNERVWQYVNQFTEFTKYQHKVYSIYAGKTYSLPINLATICQYFDKSFSPSEARALVAEQAGEIDTAEAQNLEEKAISLIGRPLYEAFIRGYTKKQWQTDPTELPAAVIARLPVRYTFDNRYFNDTYEGLPVGGYTAWLQKMADHPNIEVRLSTDYFDVRDQLPADVPTVFTGPIDKYFDYEAGELGWRTLDFETEVLPIGDFQGTSVMNYADEDVPFTRIHEFRHFHPERDYPADKTVVVREYSRFAESGDEPYYPINTPEDRAKLERYRELAEKEAADRRVLFGGRLGTYKYLDMHMAIGSALSMFDNRIRPFFDEGGSLDGSLED